In the Kribbella sp. NBC_00482 genome, one interval contains:
- a CDS encoding histidine phosphatase family protein, with amino-acid sequence MGLSQRPMRIALIRHGESEANLDKTIYERIPDHTVPLTALGHEQAAKAGRELRELFENEPVHVYVSPYLRARQTLDSLGLDDLIGVPREEPRLREQDWANLQDTADIERQEELRDSFGHFFYRFTHGESGSDVYDRVSTFLETMHRDFEKPDAARNVLLVSHGLTMRLFCMRWFHWSVRFFESLRNPANAETRVLLRQPDFRYKLDRPFEQWTPYEPTERERSAWL; translated from the coding sequence ATGGGGTTGAGTCAGCGGCCGATGCGGATCGCGTTGATCCGGCACGGCGAGTCCGAGGCGAACCTGGACAAGACGATCTACGAGCGCATCCCCGACCACACGGTTCCGCTGACCGCGCTCGGACACGAGCAGGCGGCCAAGGCGGGGCGGGAGCTGCGGGAGCTGTTCGAGAACGAGCCGGTCCATGTGTACGTGTCGCCGTACCTGCGGGCCCGGCAGACGCTGGACTCACTCGGGCTGGACGACCTGATCGGCGTACCGCGGGAGGAGCCGCGGCTGCGGGAGCAGGACTGGGCCAACCTCCAGGACACCGCGGACATCGAACGGCAGGAGGAGCTGCGCGACTCGTTCGGGCATTTCTTCTACCGGTTCACGCACGGTGAGTCCGGTTCGGACGTGTACGACCGGGTGTCGACGTTCCTCGAGACGATGCATCGCGACTTCGAGAAACCGGATGCGGCGCGCAACGTGCTGCTGGTGTCGCACGGGCTCACGATGCGGCTGTTCTGCATGCGCTGGTTCCACTGGTCGGTCCGGTTCTTCGAGTCCCTGCGCAACCCGGCCAACGCAGAAACCCGCGTCCTGCTCCGCCAACCGGACTTCCGCTACAAGCTGGACCGCCCGTTCGAG